A region from the Branchiostoma lanceolatum isolate klBraLanc5 chromosome 2, klBraLanc5.hap2, whole genome shotgun sequence genome encodes:
- the LOC136428478 gene encoding uncharacterized protein: MQSRPQSYYCEEEEPDSVRCASCGQEAWCSTESEEMLARCKTAPTVGEEAVANIVAVWEVEDAAAAVCFCAADQERLTGWFQPGSCSHQSNPGGVHSGDTANLSLNVNRRPPRIPRRPDHDSTDLYEFRHHSDIRKYIEDYRDRGNNKKRRNEQLVSCLHKAMIKAKQAQEQSEAPSTNNKYRTFHPSKDSDHGDYSDHGDHNHRPEADFLLAPEVHGSVEENTCINLPKLTSRKAGVTTRHSMQPTRCGFPHFHEVEPLPILTNGMPYPFKVVQEYTGAGKKILRYDLSDVVRTRKIPTGRFVPHPFSWSSWDLGSSPSFSPSSGSSGGGTTDLDGNSVNFPRLRYTKGPEVTHETFGIDGRGNVIWHADRRDPAKSLVMQRMFRRKPNFGALTSNKGKFTGDSVQKKGTGFSTGINGRPYRTTEQHQKYFQQIARSLHERKQHTARQNIAFNSVKNDT, encoded by the exons ATGCAAAGCAGGCCGCAATCCTATTACTGTGAGGAGGAGGAGCCTGACTCTGTAAGGTGTGCGTCGTGCGGACAAGAAGCCTGGTGCTCGACGGAGTCAGAAGAAATGCTGGCTCGGTGCAAGACAGCGCCGACGGTAGGGGAGGAGGCCGTGGCTAACATCGTGGCGGTCTGGGAGGTCGAAGACGCCGCCGCCGCGGTGTGTTTCTGCGCGGCGGATCAGGAGAGGCTAACGGGCTGGTTCCAACCGGGTTCCTGCAGTCACCAGTCAAATCCCGGCGGCGTGCACTCGGGAGACACCGCCAACCTGTCGCTGAACGTGAACCGCCGTCCGCCGAGGATTCCCCGAAGACCCGATCACGATTCCACGGACCTATACGAATTTCGGCACCACTCGGACATACGGAAATACATCGAGGATTATCGAGACAGGGGGAACAACAAGAAACGTAGGAACGAACAGCTGGTGTCATGTCTCCATAAGGCCATGATTAAAGCCAAACAAGCACAGGAACAGAGCGAAGCCCCGTCTACTAACAACAAATACAG aacgTTTCATCCATCGAAAGACAGCGACCACGGTGACTATAGTGACCATGGCGACCACAATCACAGGCCAGAGGCCGACTTCCTCCTAGCACCCGAGGTTCACGGTTCAGtagaagaaaatacatgtataaatctaCCGAAGTTAACAAGTAGAAAGGCCGGTGTGACAACGAGACACTCCATGCAGCCGACTCGCTGTGGCTTCCCTCACTTCCACGAGGTTGAACCCCTCCCCATTCTCACAAACGGTATGCCGTACCCGTTCAAAGTCGTCCAAGAATACACCGGCGCGGGCAAGAAGATTCTGCGGTACGACCTTTCGGACGTCGTGAGGACTAGAAAGATCCCCACGGGCCGGTTTGTCCCCCACCCCTTCTCTTGGTCTTCCTGGGACCTGGGAAGCTCGCCTTCATTCAGCCCGAGCTCGGGCAGCAGCGGCGGCGGGACGACGGACTTGGACGGTAACTCCGTCAACTTTCCCCGCCTGAGGTACACCAAAGGCCCCGAGGTCACCCACGAAACGTTCGGCATCGACGGTCGAGGCAACGTCATTTGGCACGCGGATAGAAGAGACCCCGCCAAGTCCCTGGTCATGCAAAGGATGTTCAGAAGGAAGCCAAATTTTGGCGCTCTGACTTCTAATAAGGGTAAATTCACGGGTGACTCTGTGCAGAAAAAAGGGACTGGCTTTTCTACTGGTATAAACGGGAGACCTTACCGAACCACAGAACAGCATCAGAAATATTTCCAGCAGATCGCCCGTTCCTTACACGAGAGAAAGCAACACACAGCACGGCAGAACATCGCGTTCAACTCCGTCAAAAATGATACATAG
- the LOC136428479 gene encoding serine/threonine-protein kinase PDIK1L-like — protein MRARVGQYEVGDLLGEGAFGKVYKGTHVTTGGVVAMKRLKLENDRQVESAQNELSPLLALKDTPNKHIVKFFQAQLMHGSLWLMLEYCSVGTLNDFLLGHVQPGMSGSVKLRLMIEIADAVNFLHFNNIVHRDLKPDNILLSGSRDNPVVKVADFGLAKVCGVGDGSLSEYYMYTQFGTPFFLAPEVFQGQEYKMYCDVFSMGVIFVAMIDMGREGNTVVAFIKDRMAGVKVPIGRALLNNPPPNLSAHLLTRQKGGPLKRLCLSMLSLNDRDRPKAADVLGSLRSVQRNKRLATAGTTVIGAGVGALIGGPIGALVGGSVGYLLNKKLLSG, from the coding sequence ATGAGAGCTCGAGTGGGGCAGTATGAAGTCGGAGATTTGCTTGGAGAAGGAGCGTTTGGCAAGGTCTACAAAGGCACGCACGTCACTACCGGGGGCGTTGTGGCCATGAAACGGTTGAAACTTGAGAATGACAGACAGGTAGAAAGTGCTCAAAACGAACTTAGCCCACTGTTGGCACTGAAAGATACACCCAATAAGCACATTGTTAAATTCTTTCAGGCTCAACTGATGCATGGTAGCCTGTGGTTGATGTTAGAATATTGTTCAGTGGGAACGCTGAATGATTTTCTGCTGGGACATGTGCAGCCTGGCATGTCAGGCTCAGTGAAACTGCGTCTAATGATAGAGATTGCAGACGCAGTCAACTTTCTGCACTTTAACAACATCGTCCACAGAGATCTCAAGCCAGATAACATACTGCTTAGTGGCAGCCGTGATAACCCGGTTGTAAAGGTAGCTGATTTTGGATTGGCTAAAGTTTGTGGTGTCGGAGACGGTTCCCTGTcagagtactacatgtacactcagtTTGGTACGCCGTTCTTTCTGGCACCTGAAGTATTTCAAGGgcaagaatacaaaatgtattgtgaCGTGTTCTCAATGGGCGTGATTTTTGTGGCCATGATTGACATGGGCCGGGAGGGAAATACTGTAGTTGCATTCATTAAGGATAGAATGGCCGGTGTCAAAGTCCCCATCGGTAGGGCCCTGCTGAACAATCCTCCTCCCAATCTCTCTGCCCACCTTCTAACCAGACAGAAAGGTGGGCCGCTGAAAAGGCTGTGTCTGTCTATGCTAAGTTTGAACGATCGCGACAGACCTAAGGCTGCCGATGTACTTGGAAGCTTGAGAAGTGTGCAAAGGAACAAACGGTTAGCGACCGCAGGGACCACAGTGATTGGCGCAGGTGTTGGAGCTTTGATTGGGGGACCTATTGGGGCTTTGGTTGGAGGAAGTGTCGGCTATCTTCTGAACAAAAAGCTGCTGTCAGGTTGA